Genomic window (Armatimonadota bacterium):
TGACACGCACCCGTTCCTCGAACAGAACGAGCTCCCGGACCGCTACGTCGCGCGGCTCGTGAACCTCATGGCTTGCACGTCCGAGGGCTTCGTGGATTACCGCGACCTGGGCGTCCGTCATCTGGGCAGCATCTATGAGGGCCTGCTGGAATACCAGCTTGCGCAGGCCACCGAGCCCATGGTGGTCATCCGGCGCGATGGCCGCGACAAGTGGGTGCCCCTGGCCGAAGCCGGGCAGGTTGGTCCCGAACAGGAGCGCTGCGAAGCCGGGCAGCTTTACCTGGTCACCGACAAGGGCGAACGCAAGGCCACCGGGAGCTACTACACCCCGCAGTTCATCGTGGAATACATCGTCGAGAACACCCTCGGGCCGCTCGTGGACAAGTGCCAGTCGCCCGAAGACATCCTGGATATCAAGGTCCTGGACCCGGCCATGGGCAGCGGGCACTTCCTGGTGGAGGTCACCGACTTCCTGGCCCACAAGCTGTTCGAGCAGGGCGCAGCCGCATCCCCCGCCGGCGCGGATGCGCCGGACGAGGAAGCCGACCTTCCCGCGCTCAAGCGCCAGGTGGTGGAGCGTTGCATCTACGGCGTGGACCTCAACCCCCTCGCGGTGGAACTGGCCAAGCTCTCCCTGTGGCTGGATACCGTGGCGAAGGGCCGTCCCCTGTCCTTCCTGGACCACCACCTGCGCTGCGGCAACTCCCTCATCGGCGCGCGCATGGACCGTCTCGCCCTGCCGGGCAAGGTCGCGCTGACAAAGGGCGCGGGCGGCAGAAGCAACCGTGCCGCGACACAGAGCTCCGCACAGATGGCTCTGTTCGACTATGCCGAGTTCATGGCCCACACCACCGGTCTGCGCCTGGGTTTCGACGCAATGGCACGCGAGCGTTCCGAGACCCGCGAGGACGTGCACCGCAAGGGCCTCCTCCTCGCCGAAGCTGAACAGGTCCATCGCCTGCCCTATCGCCGCATCGCCGACCTGTGGTGCAGCGCCCATTTCGGCAATGACTACACCGCCGCCGTCTATCACGAGGCCGTCCAGCATCTGCAGGGCGACGGCGGCAGTCTCTCCGAAGCCGCCTCGACGGCGCTGGAGCGCAGCGCGGAACTGGCTGCCCGGTACCGCTTCTTCCACTGGGAACTGGAGTTCCCCGACGTGTTCTTCGACGAGCACGGGCGGCCCGTCGCGGAGGGCGGCTTCTCGGCGGTGGTGGGCAATCCGCCGTGGGAGCGCATCAAGCTCCAGGAGAACGAGTTCTTCGCCCTGCGAGCGCCCACCATCGCACTTGCCCCGACTGCGGCCAGGCGGAAGGCCCTGGTGGCGAAGCTCCCCGAGACCGACCCGGACCTGTGGGCCGAGTACCAGCAGGCCAAGGCCCAGGCCGACCTGGAACTGGCCTGGACCCGGAACTCCGGCCAGTTCCCCTTCATGGGCCGCGGGGACACCAACCTGTATGCCGTGATGACCGAACGCGGGCGCTCCATGCTTGTTCCTGGCGGTCGGCTGGGGTTCGTCGTGCCCAGCGGCATCGCCACCGACAGCACCACCTCCGCCTTCTTCGCCGACCTCGTGGAGCACAGGGCGCTGCAGACGCTGCTCGACTTCGAGAATCGCGAGACCGTGTTCGCCGATGTGCACCGCAGCTTCAAGTTCACCCTCATCATCCTCTCGGGTGGCGAGCCCCAGGAGGAGATAGCCTGCGGCTTCTTCCTGCACACGGAGGAGGACCTCAAGAACCCCGAGCGCGTCTTCACCATCCAGCCGGAAGACTGCGCGCTGATGAACCCGAACACTCGGACCTGCCCCATCTTCCGCGGTCGCCGCGACCTGGAACTGACTCGGGCCATCTACCAGCGCATGCCGGTACTGGTTCGCGCGACGGCGGACGGCGAAGAGAACCCTTGGGGCGTGCGCTACCTGCGGATGTTCGACATGACCAACGACTCCGGCCTGTTCCGGACGCTTGAGGAACTCAAGGACGAAGGCTACTACCCGGTCGGGAACAACGTCTGGAAACGGGGAGCCGAGACGTGCCTGCCGCTGTATGAGGGCAAGATGGTGCAGATGTACGACCACCGGGCTGCGAGTGTGAAGGTGAACCCCGAGAACCTGCACCGTCCCGCCTCGCCGGAAGCGACCACGGATGAGCAACACGCAGACACGAGCTTCTCGGTCACCCCGCAGTTCTGGGTACCGGCGGATGAGGTGGTAGACAGAACGGACTCCGCACTGCCCTGGTTTCTCGCCTTCAAGGATGTGACCTCACCCACCAACGAACGCACGATGATAGCGAGTGCGATTCCGTGGGCAGGAGCGGGCAACAATCTGCCGTTGCTGCTGACTGACCGCCAACCGGGACCGCGCATGGCGATGTTTTTGGCCAACCTGTGCGCCCTCGCCTTTGACTACGTGGCTCGGCAGAAAGTCGGAGGCCAGCATCTCAACTACTTCATAGTCCAGCAACTCCCCGTCCTTCCCCCCGAGCGCTATGAGGAG
Coding sequences:
- a CDS encoding N-6 DNA methylase, encoding MPSSPLLEGDDPQALAYLWLFFRRDAFLPGPNGPSFLEYVRSQSELAANRLREDVKEGVYRALLEACRGFAGHAPNQSSPAQLQAIYDNALVLLYRLLFILYAEAADLLPLRDSRQYAERYSLQAIKQELTQGPESFSLSRVTLWPRLKELFVSIDKGDPELGIPAYNGGLFDPDTHPFLEQNELPDRYVARLVNLMACTSEGFVDYRDLGVRHLGSIYEGLLEYQLAQATEPMVVIRRDGRDKWVPLAEAGQVGPEQERCEAGQLYLVTDKGERKATGSYYTPQFIVEYIVENTLGPLVDKCQSPEDILDIKVLDPAMGSGHFLVEVTDFLAHKLFEQGAAASPAGADAPDEEADLPALKRQVVERCIYGVDLNPLAVELAKLSLWLDTVAKGRPLSFLDHHLRCGNSLIGARMDRLALPGKVALTKGAGGRSNRAATQSSAQMALFDYAEFMAHTTGLRLGFDAMARERSETREDVHRKGLLLAEAEQVHRLPYRRIADLWCSAHFGNDYTAAVYHEAVQHLQGDGGSLSEAASTALERSAELAARYRFFHWELEFPDVFFDEHGRPVAEGGFSAVVGNPPWERIKLQENEFFALRAPTIALAPTAARRKALVAKLPETDPDLWAEYQQAKAQADLELAWTRNSGQFPFMGRGDTNLYAVMTERGRSMLVPGGRLGFVVPSGIATDSTTSAFFADLVEHRALQTLLDFENRETVFADVHRSFKFTLIILSGGEPQEEIACGFFLHTEEDLKNPERVFTIQPEDCALMNPNTRTCPIFRGRRDLELTRAIYQRMPVLVRATADGEENPWGVRYLRMFDMTNDSGLFRTLEELKDEGYYPVGNNVWKRGAETCLPLYEGKMVQMYDHRAASVKVNPENLHRPASPEATTDEQHADTSFSVTPQFWVPADEVVDRTDSALPWFLAFKDVTSPTNERTMIASAIPWAGAGNNLPLLLTDRQPGPRMAMFLANLCALAFDYVARQKVGGQHLNYFIVQQLPVLPPERYEEDFHGLRLADFIAPRVLELTYTAHDIAGFAQDMGYVDEEGKVRPPFVWDEERRLHLRCQLDALYFHLYGLTREEAEYVLETFPIVKRHDHERFGRYRTKDLILHYYNAYAAGDIEAWVKG